The following proteins come from a genomic window of Misgurnus anguillicaudatus chromosome 10, ASM2758022v2, whole genome shotgun sequence:
- the LOC129449249 gene encoding sperm-associated microtubule inner protein 4 produces MTSSFLSERIPAIIKGHRHFSYGGAVLPESVTIEQNYDLTPTKKSNLRLNDQLLPKPTDIDMSKRMIKSVIPKEHPYQSHISRYAMFPSYESPDDHHTGVRAASTLPLNPLLPSSAPAVTVLHKTKGSPYRQEILNVPMATRGEGMVWPGQCGFQNPSKGETQVMYPKPLKTVYPNATLRNCNITLSERSANILRNLEKAHWLTSYHLHYTGTGPTNPIKLDDFNEKTIAMLTGEMNPLTTQLMERSVPTFIPSRPLEGRKTRDFQYHFQGKNHVPHNLVSDACKTEQVTESNQSYEDARSGPVSGSTPGHCEICKKGMCLCRTELHVREKHQTTKSQIEKENEYLSKNLRPRSFKEAGKKSLHNWSDLQPRCTLLELQDSFSKSEAHRRLHETTTGSKTDLRDNHHAGRKHTFCGFNSYYFHN; encoded by the exons ATGACTTCCAGTTTCCTGAGTGAAAGAATCCCTGCCATCATTAAAGGACATCGGCACTTCAGTTATGGAGGGGCGGTGCTACCTGA GTCTGTCACTATCGAGCAAAATTATGACCTAACCCCCACCAAGAAGAGCAATCTCCGTCTGAATGACCAGCT gCTTCCAAAACCTACAGACATTGACATGag CAAGAGGATGATAAAATCGGTCATTCCAAAGGAACATCCGTACCAGTCCCACATCTCACGATATGCCATGTTTCCATCTTATGAGTCTCCTGATGACCATCACACAGGAGTGAGAGCTGCTTCAACTCTGCCCTTGAATCCTCTCCTGCCCTCTAGTGCTCCGGCAGTTACTGTTCTACACAAGACCAAAG GCAGTCCATACCGTCAAGAGATACTGAATGTTCCTATGGCAACCAGAGGAGAAGGAATGGTTTGGCCTGGGCAATGTGGTTTCCAGAAT CCATCAAAAGGCGAGACCCAGGTGATGTACCCCAAGCCTCTGAAGACAGTGTATCCGAATGCTACTCTGCGTAACTGCAATATCACCTTGTCGGAGCGCAGTGCTAACATATTGCGTAACCTAGAGAAAGCCCACTGGCTCACCTCATACCACTTACACTATACAG GCACTGGGCCCACCAACCCGATTAAACTGGACGATTTCAATGAGAAGACAATTGCCATGCTAACTGGAGAAATGAACCCTCTTACAACACAGCTG ATGGAACGATCAGTACCTACATTCATTCCTTCTCGACCATTAGAAGGACGCAAAACCAGAGATTTTCAATATCATTTTCAGGGGAAAAACCATGTGCCACACAATTTAGTTTCAGACGCATGCAAAACTGAGCAGGTCACTGAATCAAACCAAAGCTATGAGGATGCGAGATCAGGTCCTGTGTCTGGAAGCACACCTGGCCACTGTGAAATCTGTAAGAAGGGAATGTGTTTGTGCAGAACTGAATTGCACGTAAGGGAGAAGCATCAAACAACGAAATCCCAGATCGAGAAAGAGAATGAATATTTATCAAAAAACCTCCGGCCTAGAAGCTTTAAAGAAGCAGGGAAGAAAAGCCTTCATAACTGGAGTGATCTCCAACCGCGCTGTACCCTGCTCGAGCTCCAGGACTCCTTCAGCAAAAGTGAAGCTCATCGGCGCCTCCACGAGACTACCACGGGCTCAAAAACCGACTTGCGTGACAATCATCATGCTGGAAGAAAACACACATTCTGTGGCTTCAACTCATATTACTTTCATAACTGA